In Streptomyces canus, one DNA window encodes the following:
- a CDS encoding glycosyltransferase family 2 protein, which produces MNVVTTPSPNEPATSVDVVLPCLDEARALPWVLERIPPGWRALVVDNGSTDGSARIAHALGATVLREERRGFGAACHAGLTAATADIVCFCDCDASLDPSDLVPFVGEVLAGEADLVLGRRRPQARGAWPPHARAGNLALARLLRRRTGLRLHDLGPLRAARREPLLALGLTDRRSGYPLQMVVRAADAGWRIAEHDVPYRPRTGASKVTGTWRGTWQAVRDMSQVLSESETGVRA; this is translated from the coding sequence GTGAACGTCGTGACGACCCCTTCCCCAAACGAACCGGCGACGTCCGTGGACGTCGTGCTGCCCTGTCTCGACGAGGCCCGGGCCCTGCCCTGGGTGCTGGAACGCATCCCGCCCGGCTGGCGCGCTCTTGTCGTCGACAACGGCTCCACGGACGGCTCGGCCCGCATCGCCCACGCCCTCGGCGCGACCGTCCTCCGTGAGGAGCGGCGCGGTTTCGGCGCCGCCTGTCATGCGGGACTGACCGCGGCCACGGCCGACATCGTGTGCTTCTGCGACTGCGACGCCTCGCTGGACCCCTCGGACCTGGTGCCGTTCGTGGGCGAGGTGCTGGCCGGCGAGGCGGACCTCGTGCTCGGCCGGCGCCGTCCGCAGGCCCGCGGTGCCTGGCCGCCGCACGCCCGCGCGGGCAACCTCGCGCTCGCCCGGCTGCTGCGCCGCCGCACCGGTCTGCGCCTGCACGACCTGGGCCCGCTGCGCGCCGCCCGGCGCGAGCCGCTGCTCGCCCTCGGCCTCACGGACCGGCGCAGCGGCTACCCCCTCCAGATGGTGGTGCGGGCGGCCGACGCGGGCTGGCGGATCGCCGAGCACGACGTCCCGTACCGACCGCGTACCGGTGCCTCCAAGGTGACGGGCACCTGGCGGGGCACGTGGCAGGCGGTGCGGGACATGAGCCAGGTCCTCTCCGAGTCCGAGACGGGGGTGCGGGCGTGA
- a CDS encoding TIGR04282 family arsenosugar biosynthesis glycosyltransferase gives MTTLLVIAKEPRPGRVKTRLTPPFTPEEAAALAEASLADTLDVVARTPARRRVLVLEGAPGPWLPPGFDVVRQCAGGLDERLAAAFAGCDGPALLIGMDTPQVTPELLTVDFADCEAYFGPAEDGGFWALGLARPDPSLLRGVPMSTPRTGAAQRARLSGLRVRQLPPLRDVDTAYDAELVAKAAPGGRFAAELERLAGAGR, from the coding sequence GTGACCACGCTGCTCGTCATCGCCAAGGAGCCGCGGCCGGGGCGGGTCAAGACCCGGCTCACCCCGCCGTTCACCCCCGAGGAGGCGGCCGCGCTGGCCGAGGCGTCCCTCGCGGACACCCTCGACGTCGTGGCCCGCACCCCGGCCCGCCGCCGGGTCCTGGTCCTGGAGGGCGCGCCGGGCCCCTGGCTGCCGCCGGGCTTCGATGTCGTACGGCAGTGCGCGGGCGGCCTCGACGAACGGCTGGCCGCGGCCTTCGCGGGCTGCGACGGCCCGGCCCTCCTCATCGGGATGGACACGCCCCAGGTGACTCCGGAACTGCTCACGGTGGACTTCGCCGACTGCGAGGCGTACTTCGGGCCGGCCGAGGACGGCGGCTTCTGGGCACTGGGTCTGGCGCGACCGGATCCGTCCCTGCTGCGCGGGGTGCCGATGTCGACACCCCGGACCGGAGCGGCCCAGCGCGCCCGCCTGAGCGGCCTGCGGGTACGGCAGTTGCCGCCGCTGCGGGACGTGGACACGGCGTACGACGCCGAGCTGGTGGCCAAGGCGGCACCGGGCGGACGGTTCGCGGCGGAGCTGGAACGACTCGCGGGGGCGGGGCGATGA
- a CDS encoding sensor histidine kinase: MRDTLLIALYAFLGAVTAGLLGACVLLLIRRRSLSLHLTVVAAVGITAMLAGTLAVAQAMFLSGHDLSVVTTVVLMAAVVSLATALLLGRWVAARSRALALAARSFGDGGDFTSPGGPTTAELTELSRELEATSAKLAESRERERALESSRRELVAWISHDLRTPLAGLRAMSEALEDGVAADPARYLRQIRTEVERLNGMVGDLFELSRIHAGTLALSPSRISLYDLVSDALAGADPLAREHGVRLVGDRVAAVPVEVDSKEMSRVLGNLLVNAIRRTPADGTVAVAAEYRADGVVLSVTDGCGGIPEEDLPRVFDTGWRGTHARTPPAGAGLGLAIVRGIVEAHQGSTTVRNVPGGCRFEVLLPGAVF, from the coding sequence GTGCGCGACACACTTCTCATCGCCCTCTACGCCTTCCTCGGCGCCGTCACGGCCGGACTCCTCGGCGCGTGCGTGCTGCTGCTGATCCGGCGGCGCTCGCTCTCCCTGCACCTCACCGTGGTCGCCGCCGTCGGCATCACCGCGATGCTGGCCGGCACCCTCGCGGTCGCCCAGGCCATGTTCCTGTCCGGGCACGACCTGAGCGTCGTCACGACCGTCGTCCTGATGGCCGCCGTGGTCTCCCTGGCCACCGCCCTGCTGCTCGGCCGTTGGGTCGCCGCCCGCAGCCGGGCCCTCGCGCTCGCCGCCCGCTCCTTCGGCGACGGCGGTGACTTCACCTCACCCGGCGGGCCCACGACCGCCGAACTCACCGAACTCAGCCGGGAGTTGGAGGCCACCAGCGCCAAGCTCGCCGAGTCCCGGGAGCGGGAACGTGCCCTGGAGTCCTCCCGGCGTGAACTCGTCGCCTGGATCTCCCACGACCTGCGCACCCCGCTGGCCGGCCTGCGCGCGATGTCCGAGGCCCTGGAGGACGGTGTCGCCGCCGACCCCGCCCGCTACCTGAGGCAGATCCGCACCGAGGTCGAACGCCTCAACGGCATGGTCGGCGACCTCTTCGAACTCTCCCGCATCCACGCGGGGACGCTGGCGCTGAGCCCGAGCCGGATCTCCCTGTACGACCTCGTCTCCGACGCCCTCGCGGGCGCCGACCCCCTGGCACGCGAACACGGCGTACGGCTGGTCGGCGACCGGGTGGCCGCCGTGCCGGTCGAGGTGGACAGCAAGGAGATGAGCCGCGTGCTGGGCAACCTCCTCGTCAACGCCATCCGCCGCACACCCGCCGACGGGACCGTCGCGGTGGCCGCCGAGTACCGCGCCGACGGGGTCGTCCTGTCCGTCACCGACGGCTGCGGCGGCATCCCCGAGGAGGATCTGCCCCGCGTCTTCGACACCGGCTGGCGCGGCACGCACGCCCGGACACCGCCCGCCGGGGCGGGTCTTGGGCTCGCCATCGTCCGGGGCATCGTCGAAGCCCACCAGGGCAGCACCACGGTCCGCAACGTCCCCGGCGGATGCCGCTTCGAGGTGCTCCTGCCGGGAGCCGTTTTCTGA
- a CDS encoding response regulator transcription factor, with amino-acid sequence MEQQQYAQTRPRVLVVDDDPTVAEVVAGYLDRAGYLVDRAADGPDALARAAAHRPDLVVLDLMLPGMDGLEVCRRMRGRGPVPVIMLTARGDEDDRILGLEVGADDYVTKPFSPRELVLRVESVLRRSRPSQPSGHLGAAGLSMDPAARRALKDGTELALTIREFDLLAFFLRHPGRVFSREDLMREVWGWDFGDLSTVTVHVRRLRGKVEDDPARPRLIQTVWGVGYRFDGSPAEV; translated from the coding sequence ATGGAGCAGCAGCAGTACGCACAGACCCGGCCCCGGGTCCTCGTCGTCGACGACGACCCCACCGTCGCCGAAGTGGTCGCCGGCTACCTCGACCGGGCCGGATACCTCGTGGACCGGGCCGCCGACGGCCCCGACGCCCTCGCCCGCGCCGCCGCCCACCGCCCGGACCTCGTGGTCCTGGACCTGATGCTGCCCGGCATGGACGGCCTGGAGGTGTGCCGCCGGATGCGGGGGCGCGGGCCGGTCCCGGTCATCATGCTCACCGCGCGCGGCGACGAGGACGACCGCATCCTGGGCCTGGAGGTCGGCGCCGACGACTACGTCACCAAACCGTTCAGCCCCCGCGAACTGGTCCTGCGCGTCGAGTCCGTGCTGCGCCGCTCCCGGCCCTCCCAGCCGTCCGGTCACCTGGGTGCCGCCGGACTCTCGATGGACCCGGCGGCCCGCCGCGCCCTCAAGGACGGCACCGAACTCGCCCTCACCATCCGGGAGTTCGACCTCCTCGCCTTCTTCCTGCGGCACCCCGGCCGGGTCTTCAGCCGCGAGGACCTGATGCGCGAGGTGTGGGGCTGGGACTTCGGCGACCTGTCGACCGTCACCGTCCATGTGCGCCGGCTCAGGGGCAAGGTCGAGGACGACCCGGCCAGGCCCCGCCTGATCCAGACCGTGTGGGGCGTCGGCTACCGCTTCGACGGCTCACCCGCGGAGGTGTGA